cccgctccagcaggccgcagagaatgggggtgggagaagactccaaacctccctccacccgctcattgtagtgttgatgcatatgtgttctaaggtgcaattaaagtagaaggcgatctgactagatggaaatctttacccatatcactcatgggaagggtcgccactataaaaatgatgatcttgccaaaaataaattacttatttttgatgatccctaacaaaccatcacaagattggttcagatctctggattcatatatttccaaattcctttggaaagataaacccccgcgtattagcttaaaaacgctacaaagaaccaaggatagaggaggattagatctgcctaattttcaccaatacttcttagccaacaggcttcagttcatctcagaatggttaaaacataccttcttagttgagccctggctagatgttgaacaggcactatgcaaggatctagagatttcagacctaccatttattagctcaaacatcaaaagacatgaatgctttaaaagtatcaacatcagcttttctctaacagcatggtgggagtttctaaaaataacggagtcttcattaatcccatgcagacgtacacctatctggaataaccctgacatattacaaaacaataatatgattaatttcccagaatggagttgtaaaggaattaaatacttagaacatatattagagggaacagaatttattccatttgacagactagttgaacaatatgggatcaacaagacaaggtttttagaatatcaacaaattaaatccatagtaaaaaagaaatttaacctcagtcaagttgaattacaaacaccactaagtgcggcacattttcttactcttaaatcccccaaattattatctaaaatatacagaacactttctaaattagatgaatcaatatcccttcctactgcaaagtgggaagcagatttatcagtcaacctagaccaaaacttctggtctcagatttgcttaaaaacttttaaattaattaaaaatcccagtctgcaattaatacaatacaaaatactacatagagtgcactatacaggtcatcggatgttcaagatgggctttacatcttccaacaactgctcacactgtcaaggcaatacaccagacaattacatccacgctctttggttctgtccaccagtgcaaaagttttggcgcgagatatgtgaagacttatcaaagtgtctgaaatgtaacattccaactttcccccttagtgtgtctactgggcagcttagataatgtcacttcagaaaagaatatagcccatatgatcttcactgccctatgcatagccaagaaaacagtcctcatgaactggaaaaataaaaataatcttaattctaaccaatatagaaattatctattagattacattagtcttgacacagcctctgccaccacattagatcaattgctctgggccccttttatcagctccatcacctagtgggggtggggggtcatagtttggtcccgccttcactgttgtgattggtgagggggtagggacaggcttagggcgtcggggggttccccggaggcatcttccttggggggctcaacccggggtagcggtcacgtccggttgggggctctgttggctctcaggtgactgtttcctcgcggctgcgtgcagcggggctaggggagggtctgtgctgacggacgtgggttactgacctggcaacctggctgcccctgggtgggtccgggatgggcgtgaggttctgggggcgctccgtctctgggctggggcccgggccgggcctcgggggcttgggtcctggttggtgtgttgccggggttgtgggcgggtgggtgcatgggggcccggccctggagcggggtgccgccggtgcgtcgagccgcctggggggctcttcaactggtgggggggatggtcacatcttgcaggagctttcttctcttcaggaactctctgcaggagggggagatacaggagaggtggaggaagatctcagcctgggcgtttaccgtcttatgtagtctggaagatgtgtggatggtggggtgggtgcagttttctctgtggtggggttgggtggactatccagggctctgtggagccggagggcgctactgcactgggccccggtctgatgggcctgggccccccttccctggcgggtcgtgaacggtgggagtgcctactggggtcagcgggggagctggccccagggaggggttacctgcccctcccttccttccctccccatctccagctgcctccctcttcccgctcctccacaaccactcacacatgcagggccttggagtgggggtatgtcaccagggtgcagaggaggctacccccccccgtccccttctggctgcctctgcctcaattttatcccacaacttagacattcacattattcacactctcattacacatacatataggatcttgggggtgggcacaatcacggagtccaaaataccatcagggtgtatacctcacccctgacgtcgttgcccacctctcaattttaaatacacttagtcattgagggctagcaggagggactatgcgcttacctgctgctccttggcaggtagctccatgccctcctgggttttaatccCACCTTCATATTTTGCAACACTTCTGCTCTGCCTAAACAGAGTTGTGCTGTCATCTCCTGTTTACATTAGCAGGCATTCCTAAATCTCCAGAGCaattaaataaagcaaacatGGAAGTGAGTCAACTAAAGTAAAGTGATAGTGGGTGTGGAGGGGGTGTCAGCAGGTTTACAGaaatcagtttgttttgtgatatgttttctttttgataaCTAAACtgttaaatcatgttttttgtttgtttgtttgttttagttttttaaacacatgtcAGGTTTAtgataattattaaaaaatagaaaagcacATTTAAACTTGGACTGAGCCGAGACTGGTTTTAAAACCAAGTGTAAAGAAGATCCAGTGATTTATTTCATAGTTTGCTAAAGCTCAAgactttgtgtgttttcagacACAAGTCTTTTCTTCACATGTTTACACTCCAGTATTATTAGCTTAAAATACAAACTCTGTAGTCAAAGAGCAGTtactttcaaatgtattttaacatttGCACAGTGAAGAGACGTTGcttgaaatgtttaaactgtgtgttttgttgtatgTGAATATTTGCACAATCCTTGTTAAGTGTGTAACATCTTTTGCAATTAAAACCGTGATTTATAATCTTTATTTTCAATACAGAAATATGGATCTATTTTAAAGCACAGtataatttgtgtttgtgtcttttactgtaaaaacgattttaatacagttttatttttaaatatttgattttgtcAATGCTTTCCCTTCAGTATGAAGAATATGGCTTTGTCCTAAATGCTGTTACTGTGATAACTCTGCCATTATGAGCTTTAAATGGAGCCAGGAAGCATTTAATCACAATGCGTCTGTGCTAATAATTGGGTATTTATAACCATAAAGATGTACAAGACAGTATAGTTTTTATTGCTTATattcaaagctttttttttttttaattgcttctTATATTCacctttatatttttgttggaTGGGTCAAATGTTTAGCATGCAGGACACAAGAGATgaacaaatttgttgtgtcatTGTATGCAGGGCTGCTTAACGATGTGTGGTTTCTCTTAATGTCACCCCAAAGACCAAGTCAGGTAACATATTTGACAAGGTTTTATTTTGGCTTCTTCAGAAACTTGGGGGTGATTTTGCGTGTGCTTTGGACTCCGTTGGTTGTGTGGAATATTTTTGCGCTGCTAAGACAAAGTGTGTAAGAAACACAATAAAACTTGTAAAAGTTACATGCCATAAAGTGTAATTTCTTTACTGGCCACACCAAAAGTCCCCTCcccttcttcatcttctttcaTAAATACCGTAAGATTTTTAATAAGTCATCCATTTGGATTCTGTTTATCCAAAAGCTCAGTTCATATTCTTAAAGAACTGTAATGTGATTCTTCTTGCATAAGTCATGCATTTGGTTAATACGTGGAATTAGAAGCGTGGCCACTTTGAATGATCGGTATGACTATGGCCCAGGGAGCTGCCGGTGTTAGGTGTCTACAAGGCTTTACTCTACTAGTGGGAGCCACTGAACTAATTAAGCTAACCGAGCATTTTAATGCACCTATCTTACAAAGAATATGGATTATTTGAGGCGCATTGGATTCATTTTTCAGGGTCAGGGGTTGATTGGCTGCAATGGTCTCTGCCTTGGGCCTTCCGTTTTTAATATAGTCTTTATAAAAATAACCTAGTATTACACATTGGATTATTGATAGGAGCAAATACAATATTTCTtgatttagaaactgcatttagAACAATGGCCTAAATTGAAAAAGTCAATTTCCACACAGGCGTCAATTTTCGCAGTGAATCATGTTTCGAAAGACAAAAAATGTCAGCAAGAaataaagaatgaatgaatatctgacgttttgtttttcttttctttttttctttcaatcgTCAGTTGagaattttaaaacattaagCTGCTGGAGTGGGAACCTTCATATTgaaagtgacagaaaaaaatatatttccgACATTTTCTAGGTCGCATTTATTAAGCTTTAGAAGCCCTAATTTACCGTAACAATTCTATGCATATAACCTCCGCAGATATTATTAACTGTACAATGGAGTGCCTCATTAGTTAATcgtgataataaaataaaggttCCGAAAGGCGGAACCCTTGTGTAAGAGGGCTGTTGCACTTACACGGAATGTTTTGGCGTAGAATGTAAGAACGCGGAAGTACGGCTGTGTCTCTcggatttgtttattttttcctccttttaccGAATTTAAGGGAAAGTAATGGCGGTGAGCGCAGTCCACCTGGAGTCCGACGCCTTTCTGGTGTGCATGAACCACGCGCTGAGCacagagaaggaggaggtgATGGGTCTGTGTATCGGGGAGGTGGAGGTCTCTCGTATTGTCCACATCCACTCCGTCATCATCCTCCGCCGCTCCGACAAGAGGAAAGACCGGGTGGAAATCTCCCCGGAGCAGCTGTCGGCGGCCTCCACGGAGGCGGAGCGGCTGGCAGACATGACCAGCCGGCCGATGCGGGTGGTCGGCTGGTACCACTCCCACCCTCACATCACCGTGTGGCCCTCCCACGTCGACGTGCGCACCCAGGCCATGTACCAGATGCTGGATCAGTGTTTCGTGGGCCTCATCTTCTCCTGCTTCATCGAGGACAAGAACACTAAGACGGGTCGGGTGCTCTACACCTGCTTCCAGTCCGTGCAGGCGCAGAAGGGCTCCGAGTACGAGCGTGTGGAGATCCCCATCCACGTCTTGCCCCGCGAGGCCATCGGAAAGGTGTGCCTGGAGTCGGCCGTGGAGCTGCCGAGGATCTTGTGCCAGGAGGAGCAGGACACCTACCGCAAGATCCACAGCCTGGCGCACCTGGACCCCGTCACCAAGATCCACAACGGCTCTGTGTTCACCAAGAACCTGTGCAGCCAGATGTCGGCGGTGAGCGGGCCGCTGCTGCAGTGGCTGGAGGACCGGCTGGAGCAGAACCAGCAGAGCATCTTGGAGCTGCAGCGGGAGAAGGAGAAGCTAATGCAGGAGCTGGCGGCTCTGTGAGGCATAGGACAGTCCGGAGATCAGTGCCAGCTGTCTGTCCCAGAGGACAAGAACAATGTGCTGCCTTTATTTgagcttcttttctgttttcctaCCATCCAGATGTCTGGGTGTTGAACCTCAATACTTTGAGTGAAAAGTTTCAAACTGTTGATATTAAATGTCTGCTCACTATTGAATTCTGAGCTGTTTATTCATAATTAGCTATAATTTAAAATTTTCTTCAGAATACTGACAGGTGTCCCACTTTATGTGGGACTGCACAGCATTTTAAATGCTTGTCTCCATGCTGCACATGTTGACACAGTGTCTCACATTTTTTGATTGGCTCCAATCAAAATTAAAACATGCAAGCTGCATAACATGTTGCAGAAAAAAACGTGTGCTCATCTCTGGATAAATCCATACTGAAATGAGACAGAATAAATTGGTTGGTTTTTGCAATGGAAAAAAAGGGAAGGCTATGAAAAGCAAGCCAAACTTTTTTTGATTTTATGGTTACTGTATTAACCataaaatgtgtatatatatatatatatatataaattagtATCATGAATTCCTGTTCCACACCAAAACAAACTTACTATAACGTGATTGTCGCAGATGGGTTGATATTGGAGGGGTATCATAATTagcaagccccaccacagtatagtttctttcatatgaaaaatacagaatgtgtatatttgcagatacacaagttatggaaaaacaaacaaaccaaagcaaaaaaagaaccACAACACCATTACCAGCAACATTACTGTCCTGGGTTAGCcctgttttcttcattcttatacttatttaaaattaggtttttatattttactttaaactgttttatgttttgactgtcttttatttcttctgttagactgttccataatttaactcctgcaattgagatagacatagttcttaaagttgttctagcactttgtatttttaaattccatttccctcttaagttatacccaccttctctttctatgaacaatttacagatttcttttggaagcaatttatttctgactttatacattatttgcgctgttttaagcttcactaagtcttggaatttaatagcttgcattttgacaaagagtgcatttgtatggtccctgtaccccacattatttattaatctaatggcccttttctgtattatagttattgtttgtgtgttacttttgtatgtgtttccccacacctctacacagtagctcatatatggcagtagtaaagcacagtataaaatgtgcagtgctttctgatccaacatatgctttgctttccccaggacggcaatgccccgtgccaatttcccccgaacataagtaatgtgtggcttccaacagagcttgtggtcaatgatcaccccaagaaattttatttcatttactctttctaaatatacattgtcaacacatatttctactttgatgtttttcttttggtttccaaacaacataaatttggttttatctagattcaatgataatttatttatatcaaaccacttctttaatatcgttaattcctgtgtgatcatccccaaaacctgtggcaactccacacctgaacacagtatatttgtgtcatctgcaaatattacaaactttaaaatctccaatactctgcagatatcatttaagtacataataaacatttttggacccagtactgaaccttgaggtactccacaagctatatccatcaaattagatttatattcatttatttgtacatattgttgcctattccctacatagctttttaaccattccaaaaccactcccctaaacccgtacttttccagtttttttaatagaatttcaTGATTAACAGTATCAAACGCCTTCTTTAGATCTAAGAAAACTCCGAGCGCATACCTCTTATTATCCATACATTCCGTTATCTTTTCCATTAaatctatcagtgccaaagctgttgatctgttgcttctgaacccatactgactatctgtcattaattcatatttttccacaaaactgtCAAATCTTTTTATGAAGAGTTTTTCCAGTATCTTAGAGAACTGGGAGAGTATTGACACTGGTCTATAGTTTGTAAAATGATGTCTTTCACCGGTTTTGTAAATGGGAATAACTTTAgcaactttcattttttgtggaaaaactcctttttgaaacgacaagttgaatatatattttaatggttttacaataccatcaataactgtctttactgttaccatatcaatatcattccAGTCTGTACTGGTTTTGTTCTTAAGTCCTCTAACTATGTCATaaatctctttctcttccactgCTCTTAAAAACATTGAGCTACTATTCCTTTCAATATTTTCACCAGTGTCCCTTTTTATTCCATCAACCTTTATTTCTTCTGCCAGTTTTGGCCCTATATAGGCATAGGCTTTACTACCAGTACAgtaaagcatacctggatataCTTACTGTACTGGCTGAGTGCTGGAGCTTTTTAAGTTATGGGTacacaaaactttaaaaattcCAGCAacactttcttttgtttttgatggtTTCTTAAGCTTTTCTAGTCACTGCCAAGAATGTGCATAAAAGGAATTAATACACACTTTTGAATGCCATTTCTTTTTCTGGGATTTATCAGATTTATCTGTTTGGATCTACTGATCCTCTGGTTATTccctgtggacacagctactgTATGAACTGTATTAAATGGCACTTCGATGACGAGGATCAGATCATGTGGTCAAAAAGTCTAAGTCAAAATTCTCAGCATTTGCCAATTACAGCTTCTTAAGTCATATAGATATTTTTAATATTCTACTTCTCAGAAATAATTTACGATTTCCAGCTGTGAATTCcatctttacattttttaacattatataCTAGAGGGAACTTGATGAAATGACCAATATAGATATACGCCCAGTAGCAGAATATCTTGTAGTTATGTTTTACTCCCCTCTGGTGGCCAAATTAAACACGAGCGTGCATATTTAATTAATACTTTAATTTGTTGCTGATTAAAGTATTTTAGAGTTCATTTGGTGTTAAAATGACACTAGATGATCAATAATTCTTTTTAACtgcataaaaatgaatgaaaggtTTAATGAACCTGccgcacaaaatgaaaacagtatATATATGATAAACACAAATcatgctgtttttaaatttattatgcataaaataaaatgacctaaaaaacaaacaaacagtcgTTTTAGTTGCTAAGTCGTTTGGTTACTGCAGGGTTAATCTGCCTGATCACGTCTCAGTTGCTACCTGTCAACTTTTGTGGGAGTCTGAATCCTTCCTTCTCCGCTCAGAACTATTCACACTCTGAGAGGGGAAATGGCTGATCAAGGAGTTCAGATTGATGGCGACAAACTCTGCTGTTCAATCTGTTTGGATCTACTGAATGATCCTGTGACTATTccctgtggacacagctactgTATGAAGTGTATTAAAAGCTACTGGGATGGACAGGATCAGAAGCACATCCACAGCTGTCCTCAGTGCAGACAGACCTTCATAGCCTGTCCCGAAGAAAAGCACCATGTTAGCAGAGTTGGTGGAGGAGCTGAAAAAGACTGGACTGTATACTGTTCTTGctgatcactgctatgctggacctggagatgtggcctgtgatgtctgcaGTGGGAGAAAGCTTAAAGCCATCAAATCCTGTCTGCAGTATCTGGTCTCTTACTGTGAGCAACATCTCCAGCCTCATCATAATGTAGACgcattaaagaaacacaaactggTCGACCCCTCCGAGAAGCTTCAGGATACCATCTGCTCTCGCCACAATGAGGTAATGAAGATTTTCTACCGCACTGATAACAGATGTATCTGTTATACCTGCTCCATAGATGAGCATAAAGCCCACGAGACAGTCCCAGCATCAGCTTAAAGGACTCAAAGACAGAAAGACCTCGATCCATGTCGTGAAAAAATTCAACAAAGAATCgagaatagaaaaaaagacGTGAATTTGCATAAGCAGGAAGCGGAAGCCATCAATCAGTCCGCTGATAAAGCTGTGAGGGACACtgagaaaatattcagtgagCTGATTCTCCTCATTGAGAAAAGAAGCTCTGATATGAAGCAACAGATCAGAGTccagcaggaaactgaaatAAATCGAGTCAACGAGCTTCTGGAAGAGCTCGAGGAGGAACTCAAtgagctgaaaagaaaagaTACTGAACTGGAGAAGCTCTCTCACACAGAGGATCACACCCAGtttctgaatatgtttccaCTGCTCTCAGATCTCAATGAATCTTCAGAGTCACGGTGTCCCACAGCCCGTCATTTGCTGTATTTTGGGGATGTGCCGGCTGCTGTGTCAGAGGTGAAAGATAAGCTACAGGGCATTCTTCAGAGGGGATGTCAAAAAGTTTTCGCGGACAGTGATTAATGTGGATGTGTTGGTACCACAACCAGAGCCCAAAACCAGAGCTGAATTCTTAAAGTTTTCAACTCAGCTCACACTGGATCCAGACACTGTAAACACGAGGATGTTATTATCTGAAGAGAACAGAAGGGCAACATTTGTTAGTAAAAAACAGGCATATCCAGGTCACCCTGAAAGATTCATGAATAGGTCTCAGGTCCTGAGCAGAGAAAGTCTGACTGGACGTCACTACTGGGAGGTAGAGTGGAGTGGGTCTGGTATGTATGTAGCAGTCGCATACAAAAGCATTATGAGAACAGGAGATGAAAGTGAATTTGGAAATAATGATAACTCCTGGGCGTTAAGGTGTTCTTCCAGTCACTATGAATTAAGTCATAAAAGAGTATGTGAATGGTTTTCAGGTCCTCAGTCCTCCAGAATAGGAGTGTACCTGAGTCACACAGCAGGTGTTCTGTCTTTCTACAGCGTCTTTGACACCATGAttctcctccacagagtccaggccacattcactcagccgctGTATGCTGGACTTAGAGCTTATCATTTCTTGGGTGCAGACTTGTCTGCTGTGTTTAGTGAGCTGGAGCAGATGGACACTGTTACAGAATGAAGagtcaaattacagcatttacatttatgttagactacttttaattaactgctttagcccacttacagtgaaaattaaaaaaaaatctagtcaTTGAActgtgtagcatgttaacactattggaagtaaaaataacttgaactccaatttcgaAAACATaacttacttttttcttttttttttttataaagctctgacttgtattatgagtatgagtctgtggtctgggagagagtcctgtctgCAAAATATAGCATATAATGACCAGtgctgggcaattaattatatagttacttcttcaaaaaagtaactcagtttggcaaacaacaaagttttttgcagctattttttttttaatgcagccaaggcatttttaaataaacattttgtagTGAAGTAGATTCTGGAGTAGGATTTTACATGATGTCCACAAACGCACCACTGACATCCACACCTTCCCAGCCGATAATTAGCAGGCTTATAAGAAACAGCTGCGCTTCACTACAAGAAGGAGGCATTTGGCAGTCTGGTTTGCACTATACTGCTGCTGTTGTCTTGTCAATTATGTGatgcttttatatttttttttatataacagTACTTTGGGGTGTAATTGTTTTATGTAGATCTTTTATTAATGTGCGTAACGTtttatgctttgttttattgctttagTGGAGGTGCGGCCGCTTGCTGAGGGGCTATAGGCACGTGAGGTGGAATCCCCTTCCCGATGCATGCGAGTGTACACACCGGGCATAGGTAGATTGCACCATTTAGAGTTTAGTGTGAGTGACAGTGAGGTCTGCAGTGAAGTTACACGGGTGAGTAATTGGTGGCACCCTTGGGCACTCCTCCCTGTAGGTTTCCTCCTCAAGTGGCCTGTCTCCACTATTTTGTTTAGTTATTCTTTTTATCATGCTGTGATTGTTTTAGGGTAGCATCGTGGTAGGGAGTCTGGTCATTTTAATCATCGTTTgttaataaagtgttttaattaaCTATTTTGCCGTCTCAACCCTGCTACCCTAGGTGCCTTCCTGATTTTATAGTTATGTTTTTAGTAGTTCCTCTTAATAAATTTTGATTCGTAAACTTCCTTTGTCTCAACTCTGCCGTTAATAACGAGTCTGTGGGCTTTGGTAGCCAGTGCAATACGTACATTGGCTAGAGAAATATTTCCTGGGGCGTAACGACCTCCCCCAGGTGGCGTTGTCAATATCTTAGTTACCGTCCCCGGTTATTCCTCATCGCGACACCACAAtctcaaactatttacagaacaatcagttgttctgcatcaaatttgatgccacacaaatatttgtgccagtccaaaaaataatttttgtccactatgagataaaggagaacaacagcctgatacctgcaggcctgacaacaggagatgtatcactcttgtaacacctgtaacattcagcagtcgcctcattgttctgacacacacaacaaaactattgactacactacacactaactacacaaggtTTGCGCTAAACgttgcaaatctctcacatctcaaagcactgccgtcactcctaaaacttccccccgtttcttaacaactagatgtcacgttgccatatcattttttgattggtcgacatggtactttTTTAGACGAAAGGGAGAGGGGGGTGGAGTTTGTTTTTGCGCACAGGCGGAGAGTGCTTTCGAGCCTTTTTTCTTATAAAACGctgtttttaccatttcttcccgcagtaaatataaactacGATTGTAAGGAAAGGAAACCAAACAgtgcagatatttttttttttttatcgtaactctggttttacgtggcctatcaacacaatttaaaaactgatatAAAGTCCACAGTTTTTCCGTctattgttccgtctgtcctgctcacatctccaatggttgtacacgttgtcattaacgtgtttcactccacatcagccacgccgctttgctagctaaaacaccggtgtcggcacataaggacgctgtcatagcctgtcaacgacgttgattagctgcgtatatacgaatataaatcgcattattggctggactatgggataaggtggcatcgttctaatcccatacgggagcagccagtcactcactgacttaacactgcaaaacagaatcgttaaagtattaattttaatttcaattcaggttagatttagatttttttttttgtgcgcaacgcagattttctgtgcgcagagaccgtgccagcagtgcgcaattgcgcacgtgcTCAGCTTAGAGTGAACATTGTTCGTCATTAATTCATGCAGTCATAAGCAGTCATGCATGACTTCAGCATGACTTAAGTATATGATTTGCATTCTTAATATAAAGTGCTATTATTTATTAATCCAGCGGAAAAGTTTGGGAAAATcatggacaggtcaccagtctatcacagggcaaacacagaaataaccATTCATACTCACGTTCACAAGGCAACAGAATTGCCAGTTAACTTAGCACATATGTTTTTGGAaagagggaagaagaagaagccagtGTATTAAGAGAAAACATGGATGCTTCACATAGAAAGGCCCCAGCAGAGCAGTGGAGCACAGAGCACCTTTTTTTTAGACGgcaatttcatttttatcagTATAGGAGGAACATAGGCATGCAAACATGCACATGAAGGTGACGTGATAccctgtaataaaaatagtttcACATGACTGCATACCAGAGAATAATTGGTGTCTGTAAGACATTTAAAT
The Maylandia zebra isolate NMK-2024a linkage group LG7, Mzebra_GT3a, whole genome shotgun sequence DNA segment above includes these coding regions:
- the brcc3 gene encoding lys-63-specific deubiquitinase, whose protein sequence is MAVSAVHLESDAFLVCMNHALSTEKEEVMGLCIGEVEVSRIVHIHSVIILRRSDKRKDRVEISPEQLSAASTEAERLADMTSRPMRVVGWYHSHPHITVWPSHVDVRTQAMYQMLDQCFVGLIFSCFIEDKNTKTGRVLYTCFQSVQAQKGSEYERVEIPIHVLPREAIGKVCLESAVELPRILCQEEQDTYRKIHSLAHLDPVTKIHNGSVFTKNLCSQMSAVSGPLLQWLEDRLEQNQQSILELQREKEKLMQELAAL